In one window of Phalacrocorax aristotelis chromosome W, bGulAri2.1, whole genome shotgun sequence DNA:
- the GADD45B gene encoding growth arrest and DNA damage-inducible protein GADD45 beta, translating to MTLEELVPCDSSKMQAVSEAVERVLVAAQRQDRLTVGVYESAKLMNVDPDSVVLCLLATDEEDEGDIALQIHFTLIQAFCCDNDIHILRVSGMQRLAAILGEPEPGAEPRDLHCLLVTNSHTDAWKSQGLAEVASYCAESRDKNQWVPYVCLQER from the exons ATGACCCTGGAGGAGCTGGTGCCTTGCGATAGCAGCAA GATGCAGGCGGTGAGCGAGGCGGTGGAGCGGGTGCTGGTGGCGGCGCAGCGGCAGGACCGGCTCACGGTGGGGGTCTACGAGTCCGCCAAACTCATGAACGT GGACCCCGACAGCGTGGTGCTGTGCCTGCTGGCCACCGATGAGGAAGACGAAGGCGACATCGCCCTGCAGATCCACTTCACCCTCATCCAAGCCTTCTGCTGCGACAACGACATCCACATCCTGCGCGTGTCGGGCATGCAGCGCCTGGCCGCCATCCTGGGCGAGCCCGAGCCCGGCGCCGAGCCCCGCGACCTCCACTGCCTCTTAGTCACG AACTCGCACACGGACGCCTGGAAGAGCCAAGGGTTGGCGGAGGTGGCCAGTTACTGCGCCGAGAGCCGCGACAAGAACCAGTGGGTGCCGTACGTGTGCCTG